tagtagaagcaatgtgttgttgcagccaccagatggcagcagtgtgaaggttttattactgacagcagcagcacacagcagataGAGGTAATGTGATATAAAGTGTAGAATGAGATGTAAACTATAGATTTAAAGtgtcataaaacatgtaaacaacaataataatatatcatataatgaaaacaattaaaaacaatagaataacagtgaaagcaatgAAGtacaacaaaatcaaataagataaaataagatagaAGTGTCATACTACTGGGTATTAAAAGCCATCctaaaaaagtaggtttttagCCTGGACTTGAAGAGGCCCAGGTCATCTCGGTGGGAAGCTTATTCCAGAGCCTGGGGGCAGCAACAGAAAAGGCTCGGTCACCCCAGGGTTTGTACTTTGACCTGCAAGAGTTGATTTGTTGACCTCAGAGCTCTACCAGGATTACGAACAGTTAAAAGCTCAGATAAATACGATGGGGTGAGGCcgttaagagctttaaaaacaaacattaaaggtttaaaatcaattctataaAGGACAGGAAGCCAATGGAGGGAGTGTAAAgtatattataaattatatataataaaaagaggCAGAGTTACTTTTGGAAACAGCTGAACATGTAGACTGCTGCAGGTTGTTATTGATGCCAAACTTTGATTTAATGACATGAATGATATTAAAATTATAGTTGAAtaatatgattaaaataattaacactAGACTATTTTTTCACTCAGAGGaaaaccacacagcagcagcagcagccttatGTGTCCGCTGCAGGGGCTGATGGGAGGTTTGAGGACCTGTTAGAAACCACGTGGCCCTCGTCTGATCTCACAGCTCGTCCTTGTTTGGCCTCAGCTGCATCAGAGCGCCACTTCTCCCCAGGTTCACCAGAGGAAACACCACTTCACAAAATGcttttcctcccagctgctgctctgtgctgtctgtgttcaggtgagtgtttccagccaatcaggaggcCACAAACTCAACCTTTaacaaacactgtcacactgaccttcatctgtgtgtctgtttctctacagcgctggttgccatggcagcacagCTGATTCAGGATGATTTAACATTGACCAGGAGAGCTGGTGAAAATGTGTCCTTCAGCTGTCGAGGAACTGAGCAGTGTATCAGTGGTTCATTTGTAGTCTGGTACCagaagaaagacacagaaacattcacAAGGATTCTGTACATCACGAGTAGTGGTAGAGTAGAtaaaaattatttcaaacatCCTCAGAAAGATGATTTCTCAGCTGCAAAGAATCAGACCATCTATGAGTTGCAGATCCAGACAGTTCAACTCTCACATTCAGCCACCTACTACTGCTCCTGTGTGTATAGAGAAGAGTCCCACAGTGAGAAATGATCCCTGCAgcctgtacaaaaacctccagATGTCAAACAGTGCTTGTGACAGGAAGAGAGCAGTAAACCACAGCCCAGGTCAAATCAATAGTTGAATCCTCTGGGGACCGTGAACGTCTGAACAACATTTAATTACAATCCATCCGTCCTTTGATCCAGAATCAGATCCAATCCATCTGCACTTAAGTGGAGGACCGACCAGCTGACTGACATTAGTATCCATATAGTCACACTGCTAATGTGgctaaaatcaaataaaagaagagacagTCATGTTGATATGAACATTAGACAAACACATCATGGAGATGAAATATGATTCTGCTTAAAAATGTGGATTATTTCACCTCAGCTGACACTCAACAGCagagaggtttttgtacgacgctttttcactgtgtgtcagGAGGAGGCTACTTCATCTTTGGCTCTGGTACTAAACTGTTTGTAGGTAAGTCTAaactttcattttccttcagttgttttattgaacaagttgaaaatgtgtttgtagttttagtttctgctgcttcaggcttTACATGTTAGTTTTGTCATATTTAGTAGAGAATTCTTCATGCAGCCATTCTTACATCAAACTAATCAATAACTCCTGAAAAGAGCTTCAAATCTCACTGCACACCAcaagttattctttatttatgcatcacatcaaagtttgtttccagccaaaaagtctgatatcagtaatgttacaaataaacaggatttaatcatctcagtgattcagcagcagctgctgtttgttaaaaacaagatgatatatgatgtgaaacatcatttaataaatgttcctaaatgtcattttagaagcaaatagtcagaaatatattgtgtgttaaatatacactatatatttgtaaatggtGAAATGTATCTCatgataattgtgtttttatgatgataaatatgtttttagtagaaaatatattaatgcaTGAAGCTAAAATAGATGAATGttattacaataaatataatttaaaattaaagtgTTTAATTGATGTCAAAGATATAATGTTAAGAATATTTAAGAAAGTatgtagaaaatataataaataagaaaacatacttattgtaatttaaaatatattattcttatatttatttgataaaTGTGAACGTgtgttaattatattttatataaaagctgaaatatttaaaactattgATGAATTGTGTGACTGATTAGATTAAAGTATATGGTGGTAAATatacttcatataaaacattataatcatttacaaatgtaatatgaatataatatattttaaccaAGTAATAAAACTATACTTTTAATttaacaaagacaaatgtcatcatattatattatgttgcattatattatatttgacatatttctacatgttgaggtgattgtgttttatataaaacttaaaaatgtttcatgatGAAAAATATAACTATTAATATATTGATTCACTTTTAATTGAATAAAGCATATAGtggtaattatattttatataaaacactataattaTTAGACaacttattttatatgtaatttccaatcatttattttaacaaatgaaaaaaaatatattttaaagagaaaaatgttttttacacattaaacatgatgtagcaattgtttttaataaaagataaaagtcatgaaaataaataaaattattgataaattgatttgctttgtatttattaaactacatggttgtaaatatattttatataaaacactataatcatgaacaaatgtattttctatgaGGCTGTTATGTCATGAtatatgttcagttttacaaatgttattatattagtaATTAATGTAGTGGTAAATATTGATAAAGAGTGGTACATTGTGTTTGAATCTTTCTATATGACATATGATGAGCTTCCATGATGCTTTAGTCTGATATGATTATTGATCCAGTGTCCAGTAGATGATGTTTGTGGTGTATTGATGAGTAGTTTAGTGATCATGTAGTTTCCAGGATCAGACTGAATGCAGTGCAGTGCTGTAAGCTGctgttgactgtgtgaatgtgtgtctgtgctgcttgttgctgctgtcaaactTCAGATGAGCAGGTAGTGAAGCCCGTGGTGAGCGTGTACCCAGCAGCATCCAGAGCCCACCTGGAGGGGAAGAGCTCCCTGCTGTGTCTGGCCTCAGCCATGTTTCCTCCTCTGGTCAAGTTCTcctggaaaagacagaagaagaacggCCCACTGGAGGAGCTGACCTATgctgagagagagcagctggAGCTCAGAGAGCCAGGACGCAGCGCCTCcatcctgctgctccatcagcaaGAGGACAGCACATATAAATACCGCTGCGACGTCAAGCACGAGTGGGGCACAGTGAAGGCCCAAACAGAACAAGGTAATGAAGGCTTGGTGACTGTGTTCAGCAGTGATTCAGCTTCATCTGGAGACGctgtcagagagagcagaggagcagagcgcTGACATTTCTCACTGCAACTCCAAACATTTGActccttttctgtttcagaGGTTCCAGCTCCAGCAGCCTCCTGTCctccagagagagagccagCAGACCTGCCAGCTCTGCAGCAAGCTGACTGTAAGATCACCTGCTGCATCTCTGCATGCTCTGACAGCTCCAATGTCCTGCTGCAGTTAGGGCTGCATATCAGTCTGTTCACTTTCTGCTCATCATTGAAGGATTTAAACATACACTCCCTGATTGTGTTAGAGTGTCCCACAGCACAACAAGTCCCACTGAGAGAGCTTTCACTGCACAGGCTGACTAATAACACCTTTTAGGGGAGCTAGACTACATTTTAGGCTTTGAGGGTGATATAACATAAGTTTAGGGAGTCTATCTTAacgctgcactaatcaatagtTTTATATAGAGAAATAATCTAATGACTAAATGAGCTTTTGAGCCTCTTTTAGCTGCTAGTTGTGGTTTTGCAGCACATTTCCTGTCTGGTTCAGTCTCAGTGTttctagcagcagcagctgtttcctgatgaagccactgtacactacctgcccagcagcaaacagcacacacaccatAATATGTCAGAGATGAGTTTGTTAGCTTGTTGTGGAGTTATTCTGCATCCAAGTGGGAAAAACTTCACATCTATGGTAACCTGTGTGTTTTATACTTGAGTGATTTGAATTGCTGTTATAAATTGTAGTTTATTAGTTGTGGATTCAAAAGTTATTTGAAgtcaaaaacaggaagtcaaatcCTGTTGAGGGCCCCTAAAATGCTGGGTCCCGCCCTGACTTGTTGTATTTAATAAGGGCCTTTGAACTGTCAGTCAAACTGTAGTGGACCCCTGTCTTCATGTAAAGCTGCTCGTCCCGTGTGAAAAGTCCAAGTTATAGTGAAGAACATGTGATGACATTGTGATGAAATGTCCACAGTTGaacagacctgtgtgtgtgtgtgtgtgtgtgtgtgtgtgtgtgtgtgtgtgtgtgtgtgtgtgtgtgtgtgtgtcagtgctctTCCAGTCTCAGTGCagggtgctgctgctctgtgtgctgTACACAGTGCTGATAGTGAAGAGTCTGGTGTACTGCTGTGGACTCTCTCTGCTGATGATCCTCAGAAACTAGGGACCGTCCACCAACTGCACACATGCTGACTGACTGTTTCCTGCTCGCCTTTTCTCACCATCACATCTCATCAATTCATCTCATTCATCACTTTGATCAGTCTTCACAAATGTCACTTATGATGTGTTGTGCTTGTTTTTACGTTTTCTCTCTTCGTGCACAAGTTAGATACAGTTatgctaaatatataaatacatatatacacatttatatttacctTAACAGTTACTTCTTCAGCTCAGATTGTTTGATTCTTGCTTTAAACTTTGACATgtgtacagaaaataaaagcaaatacagaaaatataacTTAGTTTTTAGTTCTTTACAAacctttattatgtttattgtttagtGTTTAATGTATTCTGCAACgttacatttttctctttttcattcataattatgATATTCTCAATAAACTGTAACatcacagtgtttgtgtttgatgaaGTTATTTGTTTGAGTTGATATTTCTTCTAAATGTGTCTCTGTATTGATTTTGATGTGATATGACCCCCAAAAATATAGAGAATATTTACAAATAAAGTCTCAACAGTTACTGATTATATAACTTCATTTCAGTCTTATGATGCTCTCGTTCATTTCCAATATAGAGTCACTTCTGAATGTACAATgaagaaatatatcaaataaatcacTAAAATACTGATTAGCTCTTGTAGTTTTATCCAGACTAAATAGTttggtgcatttacatttaaaacatttataattaaactaaatgtattCAGATTTATACAGCAGACATTATCTAGCAACAATCCCgtctccctttctgccttcgaCATGTAAAAGATTATGTACACAACACCGGCATAAGCGTTGGCAACATATTGTACGTCTGAATTTACCGTCCAGTGGCCCACATTTGGGTGAGTGCTGGTTTATTTGGTCTCTTCTTGGCTGACAtatggcattgtgatggcttggttatggcccacttttggcaaacgtgagcggaccgcccaagtgccatcattccatgctgtatgtgggccggatgaacatgtcaggtgtgggccagatatgggccaaaagagtTTTGCTATCTGGGTTTGGTCACTAAAAACTGGTGGGAGCGCTCAGTGGAAAAAAGGTTTACAGACAACAAGAGAAAAGAGTGAGATAAATGAGATAGAGGAAAGTTCATGAGTGTACAGCAGCAGGTGTGAATCTGTTCTCGGTGGTTATCAGgactcataaaaaaaaaaactgttgacagcGAATCAACACTTCCGTTCCTGCAGCAGACGAGCCGTGTGGGTTTCTGCTCAGCAGCCTCCACACTGTTCACTGTGGTTTTTCACTTTAACAACACAATGACGGTTACAACCATTCACTCTGGTTAAACTATTGTTCCAGGAACTTCAGTGTGAACTCAGTGCTCCCTGCCTcaggtttttatatttgtgttatttatctGTGAGAGAAGCAGCTCAAATCCTAAACTCAGAGCTGAGAAACTGACATGATTAAATAAAGGGAGACATTCAAACTCCTGCAGTCTACTCAGCTCATTAATAGTTGTATTACTTTCTTGCTGCTGTTTGATTTATCATCAGTTTTATATGAAGTTGATTTTgctaataaaacaaactaatttttttatttgtggtgtTTCTGAAATCTTTCAACTTCTTCTAAATTGCAGTTTTTACCACGACACTGTCTCTGTGCAaagtttcaaataaaacaacatccCATGTTTGTTATCATCGATCAGAACAGCAGAACACAAACCATAATGACACAGAAATAGAAACCACTGAGACAAACAAGTCATTTTATACACTGAatgacttttgtatttatgtctgCTGTATAAATCTAAATacatttagtttcattataaatgttttaaatgtaaatgcaccaaCCTATTTAGTCTGGATAAAACTACAAGAGCTAATCAGTATTTTAgtgatttatttgatatatttcttcATTGTACATTCAGAagtagaaaaaaattaaaataaaatgaattatgttgaagattatataacatttaaaaaataaaaatattaataaaatgctGAACTATTCATTGCTCATATTTACATACTTTATGAAGTTATCCTGATATAACAGtttaatgttcatattataCATCAACATGCTTATAGGcgagaaaaaagcaaaataatataaactgtTTTGTTCATGATGACAGTCAGACGAGAACAGCAGCTATGATATTGTTGAAAGTTTGATTCGATGTTCAGGGATTGGTCAAGTTACATTTGAGgctgtatataaatgtataactgtaaaaacacatataatatttaaaaaaagcaagttAATGAAGTTTTGATAAACCCCTATTAAAATGTTGGAAGGTGAATTCAGATATACAATATGTTGCCAACGcttatgcctgtgttgtttatATAGTCTTTTACATGGtaaggtcaaggaaggacaggaggaaagaaggtaggaaggaaggaaggaaggaaggaaggaaggaatgaatgaatgaatgaatgaatgaatgaatgaatgaatgaatgaataaggagggagggaaaaatgaaggaaggaaaggagtaaggaaggaaggaagtgaggaaggaag
This portion of the Scomber japonicus isolate fScoJap1 chromosome 14, fScoJap1.pri, whole genome shotgun sequence genome encodes:
- the LOC128372893 gene encoding uncharacterized protein LOC128372893, whose protein sequence is MLFLPAAALCCLCSALVAMAAQLIQDDLTLTRRAGENVSFSCRGTEQCISGSFVVWYQKKDTETFTRILYITSSGRVDKNYFKHPQKDDFSAAKNQTIYELQIQTVQLSHSATYYCSCYFIFGSGTKLFVDEQVVKPVVSVYPAASRAHLEGKSSLLCLASAMFPPLVKFSWKRQKKNGPLEELTYAEREQLELREPGRSASILLLHQQEDSTYKYRCDVKHEWGTVKAQTEQEVPAPAASCPPEREPADLPALQQADLLFQSQCRVLLLCVLYTVLIVKSLVYCCGLSLLMILRN